A single window of Senegalia massiliensis DNA harbors:
- a CDS encoding PTS lactose/cellobiose transporter subunit IIA yields MGELEMIYFEIISAVGTARSLFIEAIGKAKSGDFKGAEEKIKEGNELFLQGHKSHSKLIQKEASDEKIEFSLILVHAEDQMMSAEAFKILSEEFIDVYKRIEEGK; encoded by the coding sequence ATGGGAGAGTTAGAAATGATTTATTTTGAAATAATATCTGCAGTAGGAACTGCAAGATCACTTTTTATTGAAGCTATAGGAAAAGCAAAAAGTGGAGATTTTAAAGGAGCAGAAGAAAAAATAAAAGAAGGTAATGAACTTTTTTTACAAGGACATAAATCACATTCAAAACTTATACAAAAAGAAGCTAGTGATGAGAAAATAGAATTTAGTTTGATATTAGTACATGCAGAAGATCAAATGATGAGTGCTGAAGCTTTTAAAATATTATCAGAAGAATTTATAGATGTATATAAACGTATAGAAGAAGGTAAATAA
- a CDS encoding glycoside hydrolase family 1 protein: MLKFPDKFYFGSATSATQSEGSFEGDGKGKDIWDEWFEVEPEKFYGEVGPKVTTAMYKNYKEDIKLLKQTGHNSFRTSISWARLFPKGYGEVNKEAVKYYKDYFKTLKENDIEPFVNLFHFDMPMELQKIGGWENRLVVDYYKEYAKTCFSLFGDIVKRWFTFNEPIVHVECGYLNQYHYPMKVDAKLAVQVGYHTALASAYAIKEFKESKIDGKIGIVLNLSPAYSRSDNKEDLKAAEIAEAFQNKSFLDPAIKGEFNELLVSLIKNHDLMPEYDREDLEIIKENTVDFLGVNYYQPVRVKAKEHLPNPNAPFLPTYYFDLYDMPGKKMNKYRGWEIYEKGIYDIALNIKNEYGNIEWMITENGMGVQAEDRFKKDGIIEDDYRVDFFKGHLKWLHKGIEEGSNCIGYHIWTPIDCWSWLNAYKNRYGLIELDLETQERTIKKSGYWFKQLSDNKGFEL; this comes from the coding sequence ATGTTGAAATTTCCTGATAAGTTTTATTTCGGGAGTGCAACTTCTGCTACTCAGTCGGAAGGTAGCTTTGAAGGTGATGGAAAAGGTAAAGATATATGGGATGAATGGTTTGAAGTTGAGCCAGAAAAATTTTATGGTGAAGTAGGTCCAAAGGTAACTACAGCTATGTATAAAAATTACAAAGAAGATATAAAGCTGTTAAAACAAACAGGTCATAATTCATTTAGAACATCAATTAGTTGGGCAAGACTATTTCCTAAAGGTTATGGTGAAGTAAATAAAGAAGCAGTAAAATATTATAAAGATTATTTTAAAACATTAAAAGAAAATGATATAGAACCATTCGTGAATTTATTTCATTTTGATATGCCTATGGAATTACAAAAGATAGGTGGATGGGAAAATAGATTAGTAGTAGATTATTATAAAGAATATGCAAAGACTTGTTTTAGTTTATTTGGTGATATAGTTAAAAGATGGTTTACATTTAATGAACCTATAGTTCATGTAGAATGTGGATATTTAAATCAATATCATTATCCTATGAAAGTAGATGCAAAACTTGCAGTACAAGTAGGCTATCATACAGCACTTGCAAGTGCATATGCAATAAAAGAATTTAAAGAAAGTAAAATTGATGGAAAAATAGGTATAGTTCTGAATTTATCTCCTGCATATTCTAGAAGCGATAATAAAGAGGATTTAAAAGCAGCAGAAATAGCAGAAGCCTTTCAAAATAAAAGCTTTTTAGATCCTGCAATTAAAGGTGAGTTTAATGAATTATTAGTGAGCTTAATTAAAAATCATGATTTAATGCCTGAATATGACAGAGAAGATTTAGAAATTATAAAAGAAAATACTGTAGACTTTTTAGGTGTAAATTACTATCAGCCTGTAAGAGTAAAGGCAAAAGAACATCTTCCAAATCCTAATGCACCATTTTTACCAACATATTATTTCGATTTATATGATATGCCAGGTAAAAAAATGAATAAATATAGAGGCTGGGAAATTTATGAAAAAGGGATATATGATATAGCATTAAATATTAAAAATGAATATGGAAATATTGAATGGATGATAACTGAAAATGGTATGGGGGTTCAAGCTGAAGATAGATTTAAAAAAGATGGAATTATAGAAGATGATTACAGGGTAGATTTCTTTAAAGGACATTTAAAATGGCTTCATAAAGGGATAGAAGAAGGATCTAATTGCATAGGTTATCATATATGGACCCCTATTGATTGCTGGTCTTGGTTAAATGCATATAAAAATAGATATGGATTAATTGAGTTAGATTTAGAGACACAAGAGAGAACAATAAAAAAATCAGGATATTGGTTTAAACAATTAAGTGATAACAAAGGATTTGAACTTTAA
- a CDS encoding 6-phospho-beta-glucosidase: protein MNKNLKVVVIGGGSSYTPELIEGFIKRYDELKITELHLVDIEEGKEKLDIIYNLSKRMIEKAKLPIKIFQTLDRKSAIKDADFIMTQIRVGGLDARVLDERIPLSHGIIGQETNGAGGMFKALRTIPVILDIVEDVKKYAKKDAWLINFTNPAGIVTEAIYRYTDFDRAVGLCNVPVNMKNQFAKIFDVDEKRVEMDIVGLNHHFFVTDIFVDGKSSIKELLDKYISGELQETPSMKNIESLQWSKSLIKSLKAIPNPYLNYYFMTKEQLQKQKEQFKENDVRAEAVKEIEKDLFREYSNPNLHEKPKRLEERGGAYYSDAACSLVNSIVNNKKDIQYVNVLNRGSIIDFPYDSVIEVASIITSDGPKPMNYGKIPYKLNGTLQTIKTFERMVCEAAVKGDKDLAVAALTLNPLVDSDSVANEVFEEMYKAHKKYLPQFK, encoded by the coding sequence ATGAATAAAAATTTAAAAGTAGTAGTAATAGGAGGAGGTTCATCTTATACTCCTGAGCTTATAGAAGGATTTATAAAAAGATATGATGAACTAAAAATAACAGAGTTACACCTTGTAGATATAGAAGAAGGAAAAGAAAAATTAGATATAATATACAATCTATCAAAAAGAATGATAGAAAAAGCAAAATTACCTATAAAAATATTTCAAACATTAGATAGAAAAAGTGCAATAAAAGATGCTGACTTTATAATGACTCAAATAAGAGTTGGAGGATTAGATGCAAGAGTATTAGATGAAAGAATACCGCTTTCCCATGGGATAATAGGACAAGAAACAAATGGTGCAGGAGGAATGTTTAAAGCACTAAGAACAATACCAGTAATACTTGATATAGTAGAAGATGTAAAGAAATATGCTAAGAAAGATGCATGGCTTATAAACTTTACAAATCCTGCAGGAATTGTAACAGAAGCAATATATAGATATACAGACTTTGATCGTGCAGTAGGATTATGTAATGTTCCAGTAAATATGAAAAATCAATTTGCTAAGATTTTTGATGTAGATGAGAAAAGAGTAGAAATGGATATAGTAGGGTTAAACCATCATTTCTTTGTAACAGATATATTTGTAGATGGAAAATCATCTATTAAAGAATTACTAGATAAATATATAAGTGGAGAATTACAAGAAACTCCTAGCATGAAAAATATAGAAAGCTTACAATGGTCAAAATCACTAATAAAATCATTAAAAGCAATACCAAATCCATACTTAAATTATTATTTTATGACAAAAGAACAATTACAAAAACAAAAAGAACAATTTAAAGAAAATGATGTAAGAGCAGAAGCAGTAAAAGAAATAGAAAAAGATTTATTCAGAGAATATTCAAATCCAAATCTTCATGAGAAACCTAAGAGACTTGAAGAAAGAGGGGGAGCTTATTATAGTGATGCAGCATGCTCACTTGTAAACTCCATAGTAAATAATAAAAAAGATATACAATATGTAAATGTATTAAATAGAGGATCGATAATTGATTTTCCTTATGATTCAGTAATAGAAGTAGCATCAATTATTACATCAGATGGACCAAAGCCAATGAATTATGGGAAAATACCATATAAATTAAATGGAACACTCCAAACAATAAAGACATTTGAAAGAATGGTATGCGAAGCAGCAGTAAAGGGAGATAAAGACTTAGCAGTAGCAGCTCTTACACTTAATCCATTAGTAGATTCAGATAGTGTTGCAAATGAAGTGTTCGAAGAGATGTATAAAGCACATAAAAAATATTTACCACAGTTTAAATAA
- a CDS encoding 2-hydroxyacid dehydrogenase: protein MKVKLLEPLNVSNELIKELSEPIKELGHEFVYYDEKTTDNDELIKRSKDADIVMIANNPYPKEVIDKMDNLKLINVAFTGVDHVAVDDAHKKDIKVCNAAGYSDQAVAELAIGLTLDIYRKISDSSPLIGKEIKDKTVGIIGTGNIGMRTAKLFNAFGAKLRAYSRTEKDEAKKLGIEYVSLDELLSSSDIISVHLPLNDNTRGFLNKEKLKKINENAILINCARGPIIDNEALANLLNEDKIAGAGIDVFDMEPPLPKDYPLLYAKNIVLTPHIAYFTEEAMIRRAKIAFDNTISFLKGSPKNIVK from the coding sequence ATGAAAGTTAAATTACTAGAACCTTTAAATGTTTCAAATGAATTAATTAAAGAATTATCAGAACCAATTAAAGAATTAGGACATGAGTTCGTCTATTATGATGAAAAAACTACAGACAATGATGAGCTAATTAAAAGAAGTAAAGATGCTGATATTGTTATGATTGCAAACAATCCTTATCCTAAAGAAGTTATAGATAAAATGGATAACTTAAAACTTATAAATGTAGCTTTTACTGGAGTAGATCATGTAGCAGTAGATGATGCACATAAAAAAGATATAAAAGTTTGTAATGCAGCAGGTTATTCTGATCAAGCAGTTGCAGAACTTGCAATAGGTCTTACTTTAGATATATATAGAAAAATTAGTGATTCAAGTCCTTTAATAGGAAAAGAAATAAAAGATAAAACTGTAGGCATAATAGGTACTGGCAATATTGGAATGAGAACTGCCAAATTATTTAATGCATTTGGTGCAAAATTAAGAGCCTATAGTAGAACAGAAAAAGACGAGGCTAAAAAATTAGGTATCGAATATGTTTCATTAGATGAGCTTTTATCATCAAGTGATATAATTTCAGTTCATTTACCACTTAATGATAATACAAGAGGATTTTTAAACAAAGAAAAACTAAAGAAAATAAATGAAAATGCTATACTTATAAATTGTGCAAGAGGCCCTATTATTGATAATGAAGCATTAGCTAATTTATTAAATGAAGATAAAATAGCAGGTGCAGGTATAGATGTATTTGATATGGAACCACCTCTTCCAAAAGATTATCCTTTATTATATGCAAAGAATATTGTCTTAACTCCACATATAGCATATTTTACTGAAGAAGCTATGATAAGAAGAGCTAAAATAGCATTTGATAATACAATTTCATTTTTAAAAGGTAGTCCTAAAAATATAGTGAAATAA
- the manA gene encoding mannose-6-phosphate isomerase, class I — translation MSDILFLDSVFKEKIWGGNKLKEYFNYDIPSNNTGEYWAVSAHSNGDSIVKNGEYEGESLSWIWENKRELFGNIKGNEFPLLTKIIDANRDLSVQVHPNDKYAKEHENSLGKTECWYIIDCDQDSEFVLGHNANTKEEMRQIIDEGNWDRLLRRVKIKPGDFFYIPAGTVHAIGSGTMILETQQSSDITYRLYDYDRLQDGKPRELHIEKSIDVTKIPHEDAKNNPTIEKINNNVIKNLIETEYFSVYKLDIKSNLKMNQDKPFIIMSVLKGKGNIDGISIEKGDHFIIPYNYGEFILDGDMEIIYSYV, via the coding sequence ATGAGTGATATATTATTTTTAGATAGTGTATTTAAAGAGAAAATATGGGGTGGAAATAAATTAAAAGAATATTTTAATTATGATATTCCATCTAATAATACAGGAGAATATTGGGCAGTAAGTGCTCATTCAAATGGTGATTCAATAGTTAAAAATGGAGAATATGAAGGAGAAAGTTTAAGTTGGATTTGGGAAAATAAAAGAGAATTGTTTGGTAATATAAAAGGTAATGAGTTTCCACTTCTTACAAAAATAATAGATGCAAATAGAGATCTTAGTGTACAAGTTCATCCAAATGATAAATATGCAAAAGAACATGAAAATAGCTTAGGAAAAACTGAATGTTGGTATATAATTGATTGTGATCAAGATTCAGAATTTGTATTAGGACATAACGCAAATACAAAAGAAGAAATGAGACAAATAATAGATGAAGGTAATTGGGACAGACTTCTTAGAAGAGTTAAAATAAAGCCAGGAGATTTCTTTTACATACCAGCAGGAACAGTTCATGCAATAGGTAGTGGAACTATGATACTTGAAACTCAGCAATCAAGTGATATAACCTATAGATTATATGACTATGATAGGTTGCAGGATGGAAAACCTAGGGAACTTCATATCGAAAAAAGTATAGATGTAACTAAAATACCTCATGAAGATGCTAAGAATAATCCCACAATAGAAAAAATAAATAACAATGTAATAAAAAATTTAATAGAAACAGAGTATTTTTCAGTATATAAATTAGATATAAAGAGTAATTTAAAGATGAATCAAGACAAGCCTTTTATAATAATGAGTGTTTTAAAAGGTAAAGGGAATATTGATGGAATAAGTATAGAAAAAGGAGATCATTTTATAATTCCATATAATTATGGTGAGTTTATATTAGATGGAGATATGGAGATTATTTATTCTTATGTATAA
- a CDS encoding BglG family transcription antiterminator — protein MEKLLSTRLNKILDKLINSNEYLTSSYLAKLTGVSSRTIRSDIKELNEFLNPYNTKIISVKGKGSKLDIKKKKQCKKLLEDISTREELKLNTIPDFPHQRVVYIIKRLLAINVPITLEKLGDELYVSLSTIKNDLKVVKSTLKDYNLKIIVKENKGIMIEGKEIDKRFCISQYVLNRENINKDIISDSYNSKISKFNNMDWKFIENILQKELVQQEFYLADIAFNNLIIHIAIALERIILGNFVPLEDKKIEKLKNEKEYYIAENIVKILEDIFEVNIPESETCYITMHLLGSKLLEKDEEKELLHLIDNQIKSLISKIINEIKNKLNMDFNNDNKLIYNLALHLKPALHRAKYNMNIRNPLINDIKNKYPLAFQIGIIATNVIKRETNYIINEDEIGYIAMHFGGALERKKRYSQKIKNIAIICSSGMGTANLLLAKLKNSLSINANFIGTYPLHELDRVKNIKPDIILTTIPIQEEIGIPVILVKTILDDEDLIYIRNKIENLYKDTGSQKSLENLFKEDLFFTNLDFKNKEDVIKFLTNQMTSGGYINSDIQKSIFQREQVSSTAIGNLIAIPHPLKATNIESSVCVGILKNSIEWEEDRKVQLVLILVLSKNMTNSFERLFNTIYKATKSSAHVSQLINSKKFKEFYSKFTTEKEEQNKWN, from the coding sequence ATGGAAAAATTATTAAGTACTCGTCTAAATAAAATATTAGATAAACTCATAAATTCAAATGAATATTTAACAAGTTCTTATTTAGCGAAGCTGACAGGAGTATCATCTAGAACTATTAGAAGTGATATAAAAGAATTAAATGAGTTTCTAAATCCATATAATACGAAAATTATTTCAGTAAAAGGAAAAGGTAGCAAATTAGATATAAAAAAGAAAAAACAATGTAAAAAATTATTGGAAGATATTTCTACTAGGGAAGAGTTAAAATTAAATACTATACCAGATTTTCCTCATCAAAGGGTAGTATATATTATAAAAAGGTTATTAGCCATTAACGTACCTATAACACTTGAAAAATTAGGTGATGAACTATATGTAAGTTTATCCACTATAAAGAATGATTTAAAAGTAGTAAAATCAACCCTAAAAGATTATAATTTGAAAATAATTGTTAAAGAAAACAAAGGTATAATGATTGAAGGAAAAGAAATTGATAAAAGATTTTGTATTTCTCAATATGTTTTAAATAGAGAAAATATAAATAAAGATATAATTTCTGACAGTTATAATAGTAAGATTTCAAAATTTAATAATATGGATTGGAAGTTTATTGAAAATATATTACAAAAGGAATTAGTTCAGCAAGAATTTTACTTGGCTGATATTGCTTTTAATAATCTTATAATTCATATTGCTATAGCTTTAGAAAGAATAATATTAGGTAACTTTGTACCATTAGAAGACAAAAAAATCGAAAAATTGAAAAATGAAAAAGAATATTATATAGCAGAGAATATAGTTAAGATATTAGAAGATATTTTCGAAGTTAATATACCAGAATCAGAAACATGTTATATAACTATGCACTTGCTAGGGAGTAAACTACTAGAAAAAGATGAAGAAAAAGAACTACTACATTTAATAGATAATCAAATTAAAAGTCTGATTTCTAAAATAATAAATGAAATAAAAAATAAATTAAATATGGATTTCAATAATGATAATAAATTGATATATAATTTAGCATTACATCTAAAACCAGCACTTCATAGAGCAAAGTATAATATGAATATCAGAAATCCATTAATAAATGATATAAAAAACAAATACCCTTTAGCTTTTCAAATTGGTATTATTGCTACAAATGTTATCAAAAGAGAAACTAATTACATAATAAATGAAGATGAAATTGGTTATATAGCTATGCATTTTGGTGGAGCATTAGAGAGGAAAAAAAGATATAGTCAAAAAATAAAAAATATAGCTATCATTTGTTCTTCAGGTATGGGGACTGCTAATTTATTATTAGCAAAACTTAAAAATTCACTTAGTATAAATGCAAATTTCATAGGAACATATCCTTTACATGAGTTAGATAGAGTAAAAAATATAAAGCCTGATATAATACTCACTACTATACCTATACAAGAAGAAATTGGTATACCTGTGATTTTAGTTAAAACAATATTGGATGATGAAGATTTAATATATATAAGAAATAAAATAGAAAATCTATATAAGGATACAGGATCACAAAAGAGTTTGGAAAATCTTTTTAAAGAAGATTTATTTTTCACAAATTTAGATTTTAAAAATAAAGAGGATGTAATTAAGTTTTTAACTAACCAAATGACTTCTGGAGGATATATAAATAGTGATATTCAAAAATCAATATTTCAAAGAGAGCAAGTATCTTCTACAGCAATTGGTAATTTAATAGCTATACCCCATCCTTTAAAAGCTACTAATATAGAATCTTCAGTTTGTGTTGGTATATTGAAAAATTCTATTGAATGGGAAGAAGATAGGAAAGTGCAATTAGTATTAATTTTAGTTTTATCTAAAAACATGACAAATTCTTTTGAAAGATTATTTAATACAATATATAAAGCAACAAAGTCATCTGCTCATGTATCTCAATTGATAAATTCAAAAAAATTTAAAGAATTTTATAGTAAATTCACAACAGAAAAGGAGGAGCAGAATAAATGGAATTAA
- a CDS encoding PTS sugar transporter subunit IIA — MELSLTELINEGLINRKFHGTTKEEVLQEVVRMVDYDNRLDSKDLYYEKILEREEEFTTGVGYGIAIPHAKTKAVIKPTIVILKLSKAIDWESLDGKPVDLVIGLAVPEKEGNNTHLKIISKLSMKLMEQDFRQDLKNAKSDKEVLKLMENIFK, encoded by the coding sequence ATGGAATTAAGTTTAACTGAATTAATAAATGAGGGTTTAATCAATAGAAAATTTCATGGAACGACTAAAGAGGAAGTTTTACAAGAAGTTGTGAGAATGGTTGACTATGATAATAGATTAGATTCAAAAGATTTATATTATGAAAAAATCTTAGAAAGAGAGGAGGAATTTACTACAGGTGTAGGATATGGAATAGCTATACCTCATGCAAAAACAAAGGCAGTAATAAAACCAACTATAGTTATATTGAAGCTATCTAAAGCTATAGATTGGGAATCTTTAGATGGTAAACCTGTGGATTTAGTAATTGGTCTTGCAGTACCAGAAAAAGAAGGCAATAATACACATCTTAAAATTATATCGAAATTATCAATGAAATTAATGGAACAAGATTTTAGACAAGATTTAAAAAATGCTAAAAGTGATAAAGAAGTATTAAAATTAATGGAAAACATTTTCAAATAA
- a CDS encoding PTS fructose transporter subunit IIB translates to MKIVAVTACPSGVAHTFMAKKALEDAAKELGHNIKVETQGAMGIEDELPTDAINEADVAILAIDAHIAKMSRFDNLTKIEVSTKKVLKNAKKVIEKAESKVK, encoded by the coding sequence ATGAAAATAGTAGCAGTTACAGCATGTCCATCAGGAGTAGCTCATACATTTATGGCAAAAAAAGCATTGGAAGATGCTGCAAAGGAATTAGGACATAACATAAAAGTAGAAACACAAGGAGCTATGGGGATAGAAGATGAATTACCCACAGATGCAATAAATGAAGCAGACGTAGCTATACTTGCAATTGATGCTCATATAGCAAAGATGAGTAGATTTGATAATTTAACTAAAATAGAAGTATCTACTAAAAAAGTACTTAAAAATGCTAAAAAAGTAATAGAAAAAGCAGAGTCGAAAGTAAAATAA
- a CDS encoding PTS fructose transporter subunit IIC, with the protein MDKFKRHLMTGVSYMIPFVVAGGILLSIGIILGEEGFIAEKLVNIGVWSLQLMVPAIAGFIAYSIADRPGITVGFVGGVMARELGTGYIGGILIGFFAGWIVNRLKKIPIHKSLAVIKPIMIIPVLGVALTAVVMYLISIPLTPAMTGLENWLVSLKGANLAILGFIIGAMMAFDMGGPVNKVALAFAYATLAEGIYEPMAAAWVGIMAPPIGLAIATAIKPNKFTKAEKANAIPAAFMGSLGISEGAIPYAVTTPFKVIPSIVIGTGIGAAVSLVLGASSTIPAAIGIWALPLVNNPISWLIGFIVGVVIIALSVAFLRKESDIEKDQEGAEFNLMG; encoded by the coding sequence ATGGATAAATTTAAAAGACATTTAATGACAGGTGTTTCATATATGATTCCTTTTGTTGTAGCAGGAGGTATATTATTATCAATTGGAATTATATTAGGAGAAGAAGGATTCATCGCTGAAAAATTAGTGAATATAGGAGTATGGTCTCTTCAATTAATGGTACCTGCAATAGCTGGATTTATTGCATATTCTATAGCAGATAGACCAGGAATTACAGTAGGTTTTGTAGGTGGAGTTATGGCAAGAGAATTAGGTACTGGATATATTGGTGGTATATTAATTGGTTTTTTTGCTGGATGGATAGTAAATAGATTAAAGAAAATTCCAATTCATAAAAGTTTAGCAGTAATAAAGCCTATTATGATAATTCCAGTTTTAGGTGTAGCATTAACAGCAGTGGTTATGTATTTAATATCAATACCATTAACACCAGCTATGACTGGACTTGAAAATTGGTTAGTATCATTAAAAGGAGCAAATTTAGCAATTTTAGGATTTATAATAGGAGCTATGATGGCATTTGATATGGGTGGTCCTGTAAACAAAGTTGCATTAGCATTTGCATATGCAACTTTAGCAGAAGGTATATATGAACCAATGGCAGCAGCATGGGTAGGAATAATGGCACCGCCTATAGGTCTTGCAATTGCTACAGCAATTAAACCTAATAAATTTACTAAGGCAGAAAAAGCAAATGCTATACCTGCAGCATTTATGGGTTCTTTAGGAATTTCAGAAGGTGCTATACCATATGCAGTAACTACTCCATTTAAAGTAATACCATCTATTGTAATTGGTACAGGTATAGGAGCAGCTGTATCATTAGTATTAGGAGCATCATCTACAATACCGGCAGCTATTGGGATTTGGGCATTACCTTTAGTGAATAATCCAATTAGTTGGTTAATAGGGTTTATTGTAGGAGTAGTAATAATTGCATTATCAGTAGCATTTTTAAGAAAAGAATCTGATATAGAAAAAGATCAAGAAGGAGCAGAATTTAATTTAATGGGATAA